A window of Armatimonadota bacterium contains these coding sequences:
- a CDS encoding ADP-ribosylglycohydrolase family protein, whose protein sequence is MSYFPKLDQEYQTFKAWLELRKEQGADVSAIEKEARGFLADLSRILERVNPPFTTKYHEPVELEHIRLARPKGPRTLPYSLTDDKLYDKMLGALLGRSAGCILGIPVEGWSRKKIKYFALKLGQPYPLAEYWKFTHRSGIHYSEPMDNFFRDNIDHVGPDDDLAYTVLGLLILEEVGIDFTTEDVGRLWLKYLPMACTAEHVALENLKKGIKPPKTALKGNPYMEWIGADIRSDPWGYAAPGLPEIAAEFAYRDASVSHVMNGTYGEMFFSAVIAAAFVIDDPIKCLQVGLSEIPAKCRLAETVKQTLRWCKADGDWETTLGRIEEKYAGMSNAHTLNNAAITIAGLFYGDGDFEKTISHTVMGGIDTDCTGATAGSIMGAILGAGKLPAKWVSPFNDKLTTYLIGQEVHSISDLAQRFCVIAKRVREKYAQ, encoded by the coding sequence GTGTCGTACTTTCCAAAGCTTGATCAAGAATACCAGACTTTTAAGGCTTGGCTTGAATTGCGAAAGGAACAGGGTGCAGATGTCTCGGCAATTGAAAAAGAAGCCCGTGGCTTTTTGGCAGACTTATCGCGGATACTCGAAAGGGTTAATCCTCCGTTTACAACCAAATATCACGAGCCGGTAGAGCTAGAACATATAAGGCTTGCTCGACCCAAAGGGCCACGCACGCTGCCGTATAGCCTCACAGACGATAAGCTTTACGACAAAATGCTCGGCGCATTGCTTGGAAGGAGCGCAGGCTGTATTTTAGGCATTCCTGTGGAGGGATGGAGTCGAAAGAAGATAAAGTATTTTGCACTCAAACTTGGACAGCCTTATCCGCTTGCTGAGTATTGGAAGTTTACGCACCGTTCAGGCATCCACTACTCCGAGCCGATGGATAACTTTTTCAGGGACAATATTGATCACGTTGGACCAGACGATGACCTTGCATATACGGTGCTTGGTTTGCTTATTCTAGAGGAAGTTGGGATTGATTTCACGACCGAAGACGTAGGACGATTATGGCTTAAGTACTTGCCGATGGCGTGCACGGCGGAGCATGTGGCACTCGAAAACCTTAAGAAAGGGATTAAACCGCCAAAAACGGCGCTAAAGGGCAATCCATACATGGAGTGGATTGGCGCAGACATACGGTCGGATCCTTGGGGATATGCGGCTCCCGGCTTGCCTGAAATTGCGGCTGAATTTGCATATCGCGATGCCTCAGTGAGCCATGTGATGAATGGGACCTATGGCGAGATGTTTTTCTCGGCTGTGATTGCGGCGGCGTTTGTTATTGATGATCCAATAAAATGCTTGCAAGTTGGGCTTTCTGAGATTCCAGCAAAATGCCGTTTGGCTGAAACTGTAAAGCAAACACTTCGTTGGTGCAAAGCCGATGGCGATTGGGAAACTACCTTGGGCCGCATCGAGGAAAAATACGCTGGCATGAGCAACGCGCACACTCTAAACAATGCTGCTATTACGATTGCAGGCCTTTTCTATGGGGACGGTGACTTTGAAAAGACAATTTCGCATACTGTTATGGGCGGCATAGATACTGACTGCACTGGTGCCACCGCGGGTTCGATTATGGGTGCTATCCTCGGCGCAGGAAAACTCCCCGCAAAGTGGGTATCGCCTTTCAATGACAAGCTTACGACTTATTTGATAGGCCAGGAGGTTCACTCCATCTCCGACCTTGCCCAAAGATTTTGCGTAATAGCTAAGCGGGTCCGTGAAAAATATGCTCAATAG